The segment AGCCGGCGAGCAGTGTGCCCGTCTTGCCCCACGTGGTCAACGGGCCGGCTACGGCGAGCCAGGCGCCCTGGGTGAAGGCCTGCGTTCCGGCGCCCATCGCGATCGCGTAACCCCGGATCATCCAGGCGCGATGCCGGCCGAAGGCACGCCGCCGGGCCGCAGAAAGGCCCAGGAGCAGCGACGCGACCATCCACAGCGCGACCGCGACGCGGATGGCGACCAGCGGAGAGCTGTCGAGTTCGGTGCGCGGCAGGAACAGGGTCAGCCACAGGCCGCTCAGCGCGGCGAGCAGCCCGGCCGGGACCAGGATCCGCCCGGCCAGGCGATGCCAGCGCCTGCGGCGCAGGCCAGGCACGAACTGGAACGCGCCGAGGACGCTGAAGACGGTGACGCTGACGATGTGCAGGATGACGGGTACGGGCGCCGAAGTGATCCGTTCACTGTCCGGCAGAATCGGCGCCCCGCCCGCGAACTCCGCGAGCCGCGCACTGCCGGCGAACACCGGGACGGCGGCGAGCGCGAGCAGGCCGGCCGGGATGAGTTTTCGCACCACCCGATCGTCGCGACGGGCGGTGCGGAACTCATCGGAGCGCAGGCCGCAGCGTCCCCGGTCGAAGGTCGGAGACGCCGGCCGTACTTTGGCACGAGCCGAGGAGAGCGTGAGCGCTGAATGACCAATCCCCCGCCTGCGCGGAGGTTCCCGAATCGAACGGAAGAGAAGGAAGCGTTCACATGGCCTCGGCTCGTGCCGGTTATGCGGGGATCAGCTCGTTGAGCCGGTCCAGGGTGTACGCCTCCGATCCCTCCGGCAGGTCCTCCGGCGCCTCGATGCCGATGTAGGTGACCGGCTCGTCTGGCAGCGACGCACCGTCCCAGGTGGTCACGTCAGCCCGGCTGCGCCACCGGTCGACCAGGTAGGACACGGTCAGGTAGTCCCGCTCCATCAGCGCACGTACCCGGTCGGCGGTGGTGAACGTGTTCTCCTCCACCCGGTTGAACGACGGCTGGCCACGCAGGTACAGGTGCAGCCACACCGCCTGCCAGCCGTCCCCGCTCCGCGCGAACACCATCGGCAGCGCGATCCGGCCCTGCCCGCGCAGCTGCGAACGGGCCCGGACGGTCCGGGCGTCGAACGGGGCGCCGCGCTGCTCACGCGTACGCGTCTGGTACCCGAACATCGACTCGGCGACCTCGTCGAACGACTCCCCCGCGTAGATGTAGACCTGCGGCACGACAAAGCTGCCACGGACACTCAGCGGCACGTCGATGAACTCGGTGGCACCGTCGGCAGCTTCCGTGATGTCACCGGAGTGCACGACCCCGCCGTGGTGATAGTTGGTCCAGGACACCTGCCCCGCCGTGTGATAGTCGTCGTCGAGCAGCAGCACCGACAGGTCGTAGTCGGTGCGCCGGCTGCTCTGCCGCCAGTAGGTGAAGAAGCGCAGCAACTCACCGGACACCGT is part of the Actinoplanes sp. NBC_00393 genome and harbors:
- a CDS encoding DUF2306 domain-containing protein, whose amino-acid sequence is MRKLIPAGLLALAAVPVFAGSARLAEFAGGAPILPDSERITSAPVPVILHIVSVTVFSVLGAFQFVPGLRRRRWHRLAGRILVPAGLLAALSGLWLTLFLPRTELDSSPLVAIRVAVALWMVASLLLGLSAARRRAFGRHRAWMIRGYAIAMGAGTQAFTQGAWLAVAGPLTTWGKTGTLLAGWLINLAVAEWLIRRPRT